From a single Hymenobacter sp. YIM 151500-1 genomic region:
- a CDS encoding DUF58 domain-containing protein codes for MKSLFLSTRFFLLLTALIVGLVVAFFVPALLAPLQVLLGLLVLLTLLDVALLYAAGGGVFGRRVLGDKLANGSDNDVALYLENLYRFPIGTQTIDEIPHQFQRRDVLFRAAIKPGETSIIRYQLRPTKRGEYEFGALNVYVASPLGLVRRRFRFDEKRVVPVYPSFLQMRQYELLAIHNRLTEVGVKRIRRVGQSLEFEQIRPYVAGDDPRTINWKATARRASTPQAADALVVNHYQDERAQQVYCLIDKGRVMRMPFEGLSLLDYAINATLVVSNIALIKHDKAGLITFSHQPGALLPADRRSGHLRKLLEILYRQKTKYLETDYERLYITVKTQVRQRSLLILFTNFETLSGLHRQLPYLRRMAKDHLLLVVFFENTELRAFLDAPATSTEDVYNQTVAEKFAQEKRQIVRELNRYGIHALLTAPQNLTVNTINKYLEFKARGLI; via the coding sequence ATGAAGTCCCTCTTCCTCTCCACCCGCTTCTTCCTTCTCCTGACGGCGTTGATCGTGGGGCTGGTGGTGGCGTTTTTCGTGCCGGCCTTGCTGGCGCCGCTACAGGTGCTGCTGGGGCTGCTTGTCTTGCTCACGCTTCTGGACGTGGCCCTGCTGTATGCGGCGGGGGGCGGCGTGTTTGGGCGGCGGGTGCTGGGCGACAAGCTGGCCAACGGCTCCGACAACGACGTGGCCCTCTACCTCGAAAACCTGTACCGCTTCCCCATCGGCACCCAAACCATCGACGAGATTCCGCACCAGTTTCAGCGGCGCGACGTGCTGTTTCGGGCGGCCATTAAGCCCGGCGAAACCAGCATCATTCGCTACCAGCTGCGGCCCACCAAGCGGGGCGAGTACGAGTTTGGGGCCCTGAACGTGTACGTGGCCTCGCCGCTGGGGCTGGTGCGGCGGCGGTTTCGGTTTGATGAGAAGCGGGTAGTACCGGTGTACCCGTCGTTTCTGCAGATGCGCCAGTACGAGCTGCTGGCCATCCATAACCGCCTAACGGAAGTGGGCGTGAAGCGCATCCGGCGTGTGGGGCAGAGCTTGGAGTTCGAGCAAATCCGGCCCTACGTAGCCGGCGACGACCCGCGCACCATCAACTGGAAGGCCACCGCCCGCCGGGCCAGCACGCCCCAGGCCGCCGATGCGCTGGTGGTCAACCATTACCAGGACGAGCGGGCCCAGCAGGTGTACTGCCTTATCGACAAGGGCCGGGTGATGCGCATGCCCTTCGAGGGCCTGAGTTTGCTTGACTACGCCATCAATGCCACGCTCGTCGTCAGCAACATTGCCCTTATCAAGCACGACAAGGCCGGCCTGATTACCTTCTCCCACCAGCCCGGTGCCCTGCTGCCCGCCGACCGCCGCAGCGGCCACCTGCGCAAGCTGCTGGAAATCCTGTACCGCCAGAAAACCAAATACCTCGAAACCGACTACGAGCGGCTCTACATCACAGTCAAAACTCAGGTTCGGCAGCGCAGCCTGCTTATTCTGTTTACCAACTTTGAAACGCTGTCGGGCCTGCACCGTCAGCTGCCCTACCTGCGCCGCATGGCCAAGGACCACCTGCTGCTGGTGGTGTTTTTTGAAAACACCGAGCTGCGCGCCTTCCTCGACGCCCCCGCTACCTCGACCGAAGACGTCTACAACCAGACCGTAGCCGAGAAATTCGCCCAGGAAAAGCGCCAGATTGTGCGCGAGCTGAACCGCTACGGCATTCATGCCCTGCTCACCGCCCCGCAAAACCTGACGGTGAACACCATCAACAAGTACCTGGAGTTTAAGGCGCGGGGGTTGATATAG
- a CDS encoding AAA family ATPase produces the protein MIVGQQALAELLLTALLADGHVLLEGVPGVAKTLTAKLLARTLSVPFSRLQFTPDLMPADVLGTSVFRPNRAEFEFRPGPIFASVVLIDEINRAPAKTQSALFEVMEERQVTQDGTRYAMPEPFVVLATQNPVEQEGTYRLPEAQLDRFLFKLNVGYPTLEEEVLILQGHHAGFGGAPLDTVQPVVSAEDLQRLREQVRRQHVEPKLLEYIACLVGQTRAHKGLYLGASPRASLALLNGAKALAALRGRDFATPEDIQYLAPAVLRHRIQLTPEREMEGGTPDDIVKQILQQIEVPR, from the coding sequence GTGATTGTGGGCCAGCAAGCCCTGGCCGAGCTGCTGCTCACGGCCCTGCTGGCCGATGGGCACGTGCTGCTGGAAGGCGTGCCCGGCGTGGCCAAAACCCTCACAGCCAAGCTGCTGGCCCGCACGCTGAGCGTGCCTTTCAGCCGCCTCCAGTTCACCCCCGACCTCATGCCCGCCGATGTGCTGGGCACCTCGGTGTTCCGGCCCAACCGGGCCGAATTTGAGTTCCGGCCCGGCCCCATCTTCGCCAGCGTGGTGCTGATTGACGAAATCAACCGCGCCCCAGCCAAAACGCAGTCGGCGCTGTTTGAGGTGATGGAGGAGCGCCAGGTAACCCAGGATGGCACCCGCTACGCCATGCCGGAGCCCTTCGTGGTGCTGGCTACCCAGAACCCCGTGGAGCAGGAAGGCACCTACCGCCTGCCCGAAGCCCAGCTCGACCGGTTCCTGTTCAAGCTCAACGTGGGCTACCCTACACTGGAAGAGGAAGTGCTGATTCTGCAGGGCCACCACGCCGGCTTCGGGGGGGCGCCCTTGGACACAGTACAGCCGGTGGTGTCGGCTGAGGACTTGCAGCGGCTGCGGGAGCAGGTGCGCCGCCAGCACGTGGAGCCTAAGCTGCTGGAGTACATTGCCTGCCTCGTAGGCCAGACCCGCGCCCACAAAGGCTTGTACCTGGGCGCTTCTCCCCGCGCTTCGCTGGCCTTGCTCAACGGCGCCAAAGCCCTAGCCGCCCTACGGGGCCGCGACTTTGCCACACCCGAAGACATCCAGTACCTGGCCCCCGCCGTGCTGCGCCACCGCATTCAGCTTACGCCGGAGCGCGAAATGGAAGGCGGCACCCCCGACGACATCGTGAAGCAGATTCTGCAGCAGATTGAAGTACCACGGTAG
- a CDS encoding DUF4350 domain-containing protein gives MTTFRWYMLGLGLLFAAYVAVEYYRPQPLDWTPTLRNDHKIPYGAYVLYDQLPAVLGVPRAEVKTVRAPIYSQIEGVDEDATTEVTEAIVLPDSAAAATEEAPAPDTTAADSLRIVVPTSEAVVSTAAADSATTATAEEDDQDYAAGLRESSFAPATYVFVATSFELSRQDCRSLLRHVARGNEVLIAAESFDSFFADTVGFGTSVYVPPMKVQKKTEQPILTDSVSLQLSNPALARQAAGGGFRLPLLAASSRLQARPNLSSRATQLAADDRGQPVLLRVPHGRGHFYICSVPLAFSNYFVLQPRTSSFAFAALSYLPTGRTVWWDEYQKQGRRGEQSLLRVLLEHEALRYATYLTLAAAALFVLVEARRRQRIIPVLKPLPNTSLLFTRTVASLYHHGTDHTLIAEKKINLFLEHLRTRYHEPGLDLTDEATRERLAQKSGLPRAEVDALSRRIHFVLTARQVSDAELLALNKAINTFRHVAA, from the coding sequence ATGACAACTTTCCGCTGGTACATGCTGGGGCTGGGGCTGCTGTTTGCGGCTTACGTAGCCGTGGAGTACTACCGCCCCCAGCCCCTGGACTGGACGCCCACCCTGCGCAACGACCATAAGATTCCGTACGGCGCCTACGTGCTTTACGACCAGCTGCCCGCCGTGCTGGGCGTGCCTCGTGCCGAGGTAAAAACCGTGCGCGCCCCCATCTACAGCCAGATTGAAGGCGTGGATGAAGATGCCACCACCGAAGTGACGGAGGCTATTGTCCTACCCGATTCGGCAGCGGCAGCCACCGAGGAAGCTCCCGCCCCTGACACCACCGCCGCCGACTCCCTTCGCATCGTCGTTCCTACCAGCGAAGCCGTCGTTTCCACCGCCGCCGCTGACTCGGCTACTACTGCTACCGCCGAGGAGGACGACCAGGACTATGCCGCCGGCCTGCGCGAAAGTAGCTTCGCGCCGGCTACCTACGTATTTGTGGCTACCAGCTTCGAGCTGAGCCGGCAAGACTGCCGCTCCCTGCTGCGGCACGTGGCCCGCGGCAACGAGGTGCTGATTGCGGCCGAAAGCTTCGACTCCTTTTTTGCCGATACCGTTGGCTTCGGCACGAGCGTGTACGTGCCGCCCATGAAGGTGCAGAAAAAGACCGAACAGCCTATTCTGACCGACTCCGTAAGCCTGCAACTCAGCAACCCGGCGCTGGCCCGGCAAGCCGCCGGTGGCGGCTTTCGGCTGCCGCTGCTGGCGGCCAGCAGCCGGCTGCAAGCCCGTCCCAACCTGTCGAGCCGCGCCACTCAGCTAGCCGCCGACGACCGGGGGCAGCCCGTGCTGCTGCGCGTGCCCCACGGCCGGGGCCACTTCTACATCTGCTCGGTGCCGCTGGCGTTTTCCAACTACTTTGTGTTGCAGCCGCGCACCAGCAGCTTTGCCTTCGCCGCCCTCTCCTACCTGCCCACGGGCCGCACCGTGTGGTGGGACGAGTATCAGAAGCAGGGGCGCCGGGGTGAGCAGTCGTTGCTGCGGGTGCTGCTGGAGCACGAGGCCCTGCGCTACGCCACCTACCTGACCCTGGCCGCGGCGGCGCTGTTTGTGCTGGTGGAAGCCCGGCGGCGGCAGCGCATCATTCCCGTGCTCAAGCCCCTGCCCAACACGAGCCTGCTGTTTACGCGCACCGTGGCCAGCCTCTACCACCACGGCACCGACCACACCCTGATTGCGGAGAAAAAAATCAACTTGTTTCTGGAGCACCTACGCACTCGCTACCACGAGCCCGGCCTCGACCTTACCGACGAAGCCACCCGAGAACGGCTGGCGCAGAAGTCGGGCCTGCCGCGGGCCGAGGTAGACGCGCTGAGCCGTCGTATTCACTTTGTCCTTACCGCCCGGCAAGTTTCGGATGCGGAATTGCTGGCGCTGAACAAAGCTATTAACACTTTCCGCCACGTTGCTGCTTGA